The following proteins are co-located in the Fructilactobacillus carniphilus genome:
- the ruvX gene encoding Holliday junction resolvase RuvX — protein MKIMGLDVGSKTVGVAISDALGWTAQGVEIVAIDEAEKEFGLERIGELIAENDVQLVVIGLPKNMNNTSGPRVKASKRYGKMVRAKFHVPVEFEDERLTTVEAERMLIEKADVSRAKRKRVIDKVAAELILQGYLDRNHV, from the coding sequence ATGAAGATCATGGGATTAGACGTGGGATCCAAAACGGTGGGCGTGGCCATCAGTGATGCTTTAGGCTGGACCGCTCAGGGAGTCGAAATTGTTGCCATTGATGAAGCTGAAAAGGAATTCGGCTTAGAGCGGATTGGCGAACTAATCGCTGAAAACGACGTTCAACTAGTCGTGATTGGGCTACCCAAAAACATGAACAACACTTCGGGTCCCCGGGTGAAGGCTTCCAAACGTTACGGTAAAATGGTTCGAGCTAAGTTCCACGTTCCCGTGGAATTTGAAGACGAACGGCTCACCACGGTGGAAGCGGAACGGATGCTGATTGAAAAAGCAGACGTATCCCGTGCCAAGCGCAAACGCGTTATTGATAAAGTCGCAGCAGAGTTGATTTTACAGGGATACCTGGATCGCAATCACGTTTAA
- the alaS gene encoding alanine--tRNA ligase has translation MKQLTSGQIRQMFLDFFQEKGHEIVPSASLIPKDDPTLLWINSGVATMKKYFDGSVAPANPRMTSSQKSIRTNDIENVGRTARHQTLFEMLGNFSVGDYFKKEVIPWAFELLTSDKWFGWDKERLYVTYYPEDKETKELWEQVGIAPDHLIPAEDNFWDIGQGPSGPDSEIFYDRGEKYDDLAPDDPENYPGGENERYLEVWNIVFSQFNHTAEGTYEPLPRKNIDTGMGLERVVSVFQDAPTNFETDLFLPLIKKTETFSDKRHYGDNATDDIAFKVIADHIRAITFAIGDGALPSNEGRGYVIRRLLRRATVNGHQLGIDGAFLYQLVPVVGEIMQSHYPHVLEQKDYIQKIVKSEEDRFNATLNDGIKLLDDLIQKTKEAGQTEIAGKDAFQLYDTYGFPLELTEEYAQDRGIHVDEAGFDQEMEQQRNRARSARGSKGSMKVQRDLLLDIKTPSEYVGYEQLTVPAAELQDIIVDEQLVDDAKVGTAELIFDRTPFYAEMGGQVADIGTIYNEAGQAVATVTDVQHAPNGQNLHTVKVTGELKKGDHYRLDVDRQFHAGVERNHTATHLLDQSLRNVLGGHTEQAGSLVKPDYLTFDFNHFGSVTKEDLAKVERMVNDHIFAALPVETVVTDQKTGKEMGAIALFDDKYGDKVRVVKAGDFSVEFCGGDHVHNTSQIGLFKIISESGVGAGIRRIKAVTGKYAFDYLNDEEKMLNEISQTVKVPTNEQAPGRVKELQAQIKELESTQESLEAKLANQEAQDLFTNPETINGVTLITGQLENANMNQLRELADTWRNEARSNVLVLGTATDGKANLLVAVDEAHVKDGIKAGDLIKAIASHIQGGGGGRPNLAQAGGKNPAGLPDAFKAAADWLATK, from the coding sequence ATGAAACAACTTACTAGTGGTCAAATTCGCCAAATGTTTCTTGATTTTTTTCAGGAAAAAGGACATGAAATTGTTCCCAGTGCATCACTAATTCCGAAGGATGATCCGACGTTACTATGGATCAACTCCGGAGTAGCGACCATGAAGAAATACTTCGATGGTTCGGTTGCTCCCGCTAATCCACGGATGACCAGTTCGCAAAAAAGCATTCGGACCAACGACATTGAAAACGTGGGGCGGACGGCTCGGCACCAAACGTTGTTTGAAATGTTGGGGAACTTCTCGGTGGGTGACTACTTTAAAAAAGAAGTGATTCCGTGGGCCTTTGAACTCTTAACCAGCGACAAGTGGTTTGGCTGGGATAAGGAGCGGTTGTATGTTACCTATTATCCAGAAGATAAGGAAACCAAAGAGTTGTGGGAACAAGTCGGGATTGCTCCGGATCACTTGATTCCTGCTGAAGATAACTTCTGGGACATTGGTCAGGGACCTTCTGGACCAGACTCTGAAATCTTTTACGACCGGGGGGAAAAGTACGATGACTTAGCACCCGATGATCCAGAAAATTATCCGGGTGGGGAAAACGAACGGTACCTCGAAGTTTGGAACATCGTCTTTTCCCAATTTAACCATACGGCGGAAGGAACCTATGAACCACTGCCCCGGAAAAACATTGATACGGGAATGGGATTAGAACGGGTGGTTTCGGTCTTTCAAGATGCCCCCACGAACTTTGAAACCGACCTGTTTTTACCGTTAATTAAAAAAACGGAAACTTTCAGCGATAAGCGGCACTATGGTGACAACGCCACTGACGATATTGCCTTTAAGGTAATTGCCGATCACATCCGGGCGATTACCTTTGCGATTGGTGATGGTGCCCTGCCTTCTAACGAAGGGCGTGGCTACGTAATCAGACGGTTACTACGGCGGGCCACGGTCAATGGGCATCAACTTGGAATTGACGGAGCCTTTTTGTATCAACTAGTTCCGGTGGTTGGTGAAATTATGCAATCTCACTACCCACACGTCCTAGAACAAAAGGATTACATCCAAAAGATTGTGAAGAGTGAAGAAGACCGGTTTAACGCGACCCTGAACGACGGAATTAAGCTCCTGGATGATTTAATCCAAAAAACTAAGGAAGCCGGCCAAACGGAAATTGCCGGTAAAGACGCCTTTCAGTTGTATGACACCTATGGTTTCCCACTTGAATTAACGGAAGAATACGCTCAAGACCGAGGCATCCACGTTGATGAAGCTGGTTTTGATCAAGAAATGGAACAACAGCGGAATCGCGCCCGGTCAGCCCGGGGTAGCAAAGGATCCATGAAGGTCCAACGGGACTTATTATTGGACATTAAAACACCGAGTGAGTACGTGGGTTACGAGCAGCTCACCGTTCCTGCGGCTGAGCTCCAGGACATAATTGTAGATGAGCAACTCGTTGACGATGCTAAGGTTGGGACTGCTGAATTAATCTTTGACCGGACCCCGTTCTATGCAGAAATGGGTGGACAAGTGGCTGACATTGGAACGATTTACAACGAAGCCGGTCAAGCGGTCGCTACGGTGACGGACGTGCAACATGCTCCTAACGGACAGAACTTGCACACGGTTAAGGTTACTGGTGAACTGAAAAAGGGCGATCATTACCGGTTAGACGTGGATCGTCAGTTCCACGCGGGAGTGGAACGCAACCACACGGCAACCCACTTGTTGGATCAATCACTGCGCAATGTGTTAGGTGGTCACACGGAACAGGCCGGTTCGTTGGTAAAACCAGATTACCTGACCTTTGACTTCAATCACTTTGGCTCGGTTACAAAAGAAGACTTAGCCAAGGTTGAACGGATGGTCAACGACCATATCTTTGCTGCACTGCCGGTTGAAACGGTGGTGACGGACCAAAAGACTGGAAAAGAAATGGGCGCCATTGCCTTGTTTGATGACAAGTATGGAGACAAGGTCCGGGTTGTGAAAGCCGGGGATTTTTCGGTGGAATTCTGTGGTGGTGATCACGTGCATAACACCAGTCAAATTGGGTTGTTCAAAATCATCTCTGAAAGTGGAGTGGGAGCCGGAATTCGTCGGATTAAGGCGGTTACTGGTAAATACGCCTTTGACTACCTAAACGACGAAGAAAAGATGTTGAATGAAATTTCCCAAACGGTGAAGGTTCCGACCAACGAACAAGCGCCTGGTCGGGTGAAGGAACTCCAAGCCCAAATTAAGGAACTGGAAAGCACCCAGGAATCGTTAGAGGCGAAGTTAGCCAACCAGGAAGCCCAGGATCTCTTCACGAATCCGGAGACGATTAACGGCGTGACCTTAATTACCGGACAATTAGAAAATGCTAACATGAACCAACTGCGCGAACTAGCCGATACTTGGCGAAACGAAGCTCGTTCCAACGTCTTGGTATTAGGAACGGCAACGGATGGAAAAGCCAACTTACTGGTTGCCGTTGATGAAGCTCACGTAAAGGATGGAATTAAGGCCGGGGATTTGATTAAAGCCATTGCCAGTCATATTCAAGGGGGCGGAGGTGGTCGTCCGAACCTTGCCCAAGCTGGAGGAAAGAATCCAGCGGGGCTACCCGACGCTTTCAAGGCTGCTGCTGATTGGTTAGCAACAAAGTAA
- a CDS encoding DUF1292 domain-containing protein yields MAEEPQAEQITLVDEDGNEILYNELFTFSSEDYGRSYILMYPASEEGNDSINIEAYALPKGADPTAPDDADLEPIESDEEWEMVQETLNTFLDPNGKM; encoded by the coding sequence ATGGCTGAAGAACCACAAGCAGAACAAATTACCCTCGTTGATGAGGATGGTAACGAAATTTTATATAACGAATTATTCACCTTTTCGTCAGAGGATTACGGACGTTCTTACATTCTGATGTATCCTGCTTCTGAAGAAGGCAACGACAGCATTAACATTGAAGCTTATGCCTTGCCGAAGGGAGCCGATCCGACGGCACCAGATGATGCTGATTTGGAACCGATTGAAAGCGACGAGGAATGGGAAATGGTCCAAGAAACGTTAAACACGTTCTTAGATCCAAATGGCAAAATGTAG
- the ruvB gene encoding Holliday junction branch migration DNA helicase RuvB, whose protein sequence is MNVEKRIITQDSDDEERSFEQTLRPQTFAQYIGQSELKRSLRVYIEAAKQREESLDHVLLFGPPGLGKTTLATVIANEMGVHLKTTSGPAIEKSGDLAALLNELEPGDILFIDEIHRLPKAVEEMLYSAMEDFYIDIIVGQGPTAHPVHFALPPFTLIGATTRAGLLDAPFRNRFGIVEHMNYYQTTELEQIVQRSAQIFQTKIQPEGAHEIALRSRGTPRIANRLLKRVRDFAQVLGKEEIDVASVDQALTALGVDSEGLDRTDRKILATMIDFYNGGPVGLNTLAANIGEETETVAEMCEPYLLQSGYLKRTARGRMVTQAAYQHLGRPYPQNETKP, encoded by the coding sequence ATTAACGTGGAGAAGCGGATTATTACGCAGGATTCCGATGACGAGGAACGATCCTTTGAACAAACGCTGCGCCCCCAGACTTTTGCTCAGTACATTGGCCAATCTGAACTAAAACGGTCATTGCGGGTTTACATTGAAGCCGCCAAGCAACGCGAAGAATCACTTGACCACGTGCTACTATTTGGACCACCAGGATTAGGGAAAACCACTCTAGCCACGGTGATTGCCAACGAGATGGGCGTGCATTTAAAAACGACCAGTGGTCCGGCAATTGAAAAGAGTGGGGACTTGGCAGCACTATTAAACGAACTCGAGCCCGGCGACATTCTCTTTATTGATGAAATTCACCGGTTACCCAAGGCCGTGGAAGAAATGCTGTATTCAGCGATGGAAGATTTTTACATTGACATCATAGTGGGTCAGGGTCCCACAGCGCACCCAGTTCACTTTGCTTTACCCCCGTTTACGCTAATTGGGGCAACGACTCGGGCGGGGTTGTTGGACGCGCCCTTTCGGAATCGGTTTGGAATTGTGGAGCACATGAATTACTATCAAACGACTGAACTAGAACAAATTGTGCAGCGGTCGGCCCAGATCTTTCAAACTAAGATTCAACCAGAGGGCGCCCACGAAATTGCCTTACGATCTCGGGGCACACCCCGGATTGCCAACCGGTTGTTAAAACGGGTTCGTGATTTTGCCCAAGTCTTAGGCAAGGAAGAAATTGACGTGGCCAGCGTAGATCAGGCGCTTACGGCTTTAGGTGTTGATAGTGAGGGACTTGATCGCACGGACCGTAAGATTTTAGCGACCATGATTGATTTTTATAACGGGGGACCGGTTGGATTGAACACCCTGGCGGCTAACATCGGTGAGGAAACGGAAACCGTGGCCGAAATGTGTGAACCCTACTTACTGCAAAGTGGCTATTTAAAGCGAACGGCTCGAGGAAGAATGGTCACCCAGGCGGCCTATCAACATTTAGGCCGTCCCTATCCACAGAATGAAACCAAACCCTAG
- a CDS encoding cell division protein ZapA, giving the protein MNNKRRFKTRIGKKEYTLIGAASDQHMRAVAKILNDDLTKLQSQSQNLSEEDAAILLAFNAISEQLDKQLELDQLRTKLQHDDPDESDTTR; this is encoded by the coding sequence GTGAATAATAAACGAAGATTTAAAACCCGAATTGGCAAGAAAGAGTACACGTTAATTGGAGCGGCATCTGATCAACACATGCGGGCCGTGGCTAAAATTTTAAACGATGACTTAACGAAACTACAGAGCCAATCCCAAAACCTGAGCGAAGAAGATGCGGCCATTTTATTGGCCTTTAATGCCATTTCAGAGCAGTTAGACAAACAGTTGGAATTAGATCAGCTCCGTACCAAATTACAACATGATGATCCAGATGAATCAGACACAACTAGATAA
- the yajC gene encoding preprotein translocase subunit YajC, translated as MGQYAGIIVIVVLFALMYFFMIRPQKQQQQKHQETLKTLKKGDRVVTIGRLHGVIDNIDREKNLVTIDCDGVYLDFDLNAIANVEKAPAATQPTAKSEAPKDEQPQPSESAAPKAEQANDDQAQK; from the coding sequence ATGGGACAATATGCTGGAATTATCGTAATCGTTGTTTTGTTTGCTTTGATGTACTTCTTCATGATTAGACCGCAAAAGCAACAACAACAAAAACACCAAGAAACCTTGAAGACCTTGAAAAAGGGTGACCGCGTGGTAACGATCGGTCGGCTTCATGGTGTGATTGATAACATTGATCGTGAAAAGAACTTGGTTACGATTGATTGTGACGGGGTTTACTTGGATTTTGACTTGAACGCAATTGCAAACGTTGAAAAGGCTCCTGCTGCTACTCAACCAACTGCTAAGTCAGAAGCACCCAAGGATGAACAACCACAACCATCTGAATCTGCTGCTCCCAAAGCAGAACAAGCAAACGATGACCAAGCACAGAAGTAG
- the dinB gene encoding DNA polymerase IV, whose protein sequence is MDAFFASIEEREHPELAQVPLVIAKDPRHTGGHGVVTTANYHARQFGIHSAMPASQALELCPDAVFKAPDFPLFRSVSDQIHEIFHEYTDRIETVALDEAYLDVTTNKQELEDTVLLAHWLQSEIWEKTHLTCSTGLSYSKFLAKEASDYRKPAGVTVINPADAHDFLMALPIAKYRGVGKKTLPRMEALGIKTGADLYRFSELELMNQFGKFGYFLYRRVRGIDERPVEYQRERKSIGKERTYNPSLQSRGEVQTQLQKLAELVVAALQAHQKHGKTIVVKVRYQDFTTITKRVTEADFFALDAQTLYERALAIFDELPPATVGIRLVGITVTNLAELNFQTINLPLTTR, encoded by the coding sequence ATGGATGCCTTTTTTGCTTCCATTGAAGAACGGGAACATCCAGAGTTGGCGCAGGTCCCGTTGGTGATTGCAAAAGATCCCCGTCACACCGGCGGTCATGGGGTGGTTACTACCGCTAATTATCATGCCCGTCAGTTCGGAATTCATTCGGCCATGCCGGCTAGTCAAGCGCTTGAACTTTGTCCCGATGCAGTTTTTAAAGCGCCTGATTTTCCCCTGTTTCGCTCAGTTTCTGACCAAATTCACGAAATTTTTCATGAGTACACGGATCGGATTGAAACCGTTGCCCTCGATGAAGCTTACTTAGATGTGACCACTAACAAACAGGAGTTGGAGGACACAGTGCTATTAGCACACTGGTTACAGAGTGAGATCTGGGAAAAAACCCATTTAACTTGTTCGACGGGGCTTTCTTACAGCAAGTTTTTGGCCAAAGAGGCCTCTGATTACCGTAAACCGGCGGGAGTAACGGTCATTAATCCCGCGGATGCTCATGACTTTCTGATGGCGTTACCGATTGCCAAATACCGGGGCGTCGGGAAAAAGACGCTCCCAAGGATGGAAGCCTTAGGAATTAAAACCGGTGCTGATTTATACCGGTTTTCGGAATTAGAACTAATGAACCAGTTTGGTAAGTTTGGCTATTTTTTGTACCGTCGGGTCCGCGGCATCGATGAACGACCGGTGGAATACCAACGCGAGCGAAAATCGATTGGCAAGGAACGGACCTATAATCCTTCGTTACAAAGTCGAGGCGAGGTGCAGACTCAACTACAAAAGTTAGCCGAGTTAGTGGTGGCGGCGTTACAAGCACACCAAAAACACGGCAAAACAATCGTGGTTAAGGTCCGCTATCAGGATTTTACGACCATTACTAAACGCGTAACTGAAGCGGACTTTTTTGCATTGGATGCGCAAACCCTCTACGAACGAGCGCTCGCTATTTTTGACGAGCTTCCGCCGGCGACCGTGGGAATTCGATTGGTAGGAATTACGGTTACGAACCTTGCCGAATTGAACTTTCAAACCATCAATTTACCGTTAACCACCAGATAG
- the ruvA gene encoding Holliday junction branch migration protein RuvA, with product MFEYLNGIVTSVSPQTIVIDVNGVGYLVYVANPYHFERADQAPQKIYVHQNVTDSSQTLYGFATAEDKQLFEQLLNVSGIGAKSALAIMAGNDNQGLITAIQTEDVQFLTKFPGIGKKTARQIILDLQDKLQTQTVAQPTMEQTTPVTENAQLTDALSALQALGFKEKDVVKVGQQLQTTDENLTTDQYLSQGLKLLTK from the coding sequence GTGTTTGAATATTTAAATGGAATTGTGACTAGCGTTAGCCCCCAGACCATCGTCATTGATGTCAACGGGGTGGGGTACCTAGTGTACGTTGCTAATCCGTACCATTTTGAACGGGCGGATCAAGCCCCCCAAAAAATTTATGTCCACCAAAACGTCACTGACTCCAGTCAAACGTTGTATGGATTTGCGACGGCGGAGGATAAGCAATTATTTGAACAATTACTGAACGTGTCAGGAATCGGAGCTAAAAGTGCTTTAGCCATTATGGCAGGCAACGATAATCAGGGCTTAATTACTGCCATTCAAACGGAAGACGTCCAGTTTCTGACGAAGTTTCCGGGAATCGGGAAGAAGACGGCCCGCCAGATTATTTTGGACCTTCAGGATAAGCTCCAGACGCAAACGGTTGCGCAACCAACGATGGAACAGACGACTCCCGTAACAGAAAATGCCCAGCTAACCGATGCTCTTAGTGCTCTACAGGCGCTGGGATTTAAAGAAAAAGATGTAGTAAAAGTAGGCCAACAATTACAAACCACCGACGAAAATTTAACGACTGATCAGTACCTAAGTCAGGGCTTGAAATTACTTACCAAGTAG
- a CDS encoding DEAD/DEAH box helicase, with amino-acid sequence MSASFTDYHFQPFIMEALQELDFKKPTPIQAQVIPTIQHGNSIVGKSATGSGKTHAFLLPLFDQLDPADHRPQVIITTPSRELSYQIYENIKQLVRHSSSVIHVENYVGGTDKERQLEKLDREQPQVVVGTPGRILDIVKSGKLEINAARRLVIDEADMTLDLGFLTEVDQIAARMAKDLQMMVFSATIPPKLKPFLQKYLKNPVITDIPTEHVINADVSNWLISTKGQDKNRLIFQLLTMGNPYLALVFANTRGRADELEKYLQEQGLKVAKLHGGMQPRVRKRVMKQIQNLDFQYVVATDLAARGIDITGVSLVINDDLPSDSEYFVHRVGRTGRNGMPGTAITLYAPDEEAKIAELEAKGVQFQPKEIKHGEVVDTYDRRRRQQYRGHHDQLDGSTLGMIKKKKKHVKPGYKKKIKRAIKIKDDQNRKIELRQQVRAKKKQKKRSSQRYQ; translated from the coding sequence ATGAGTGCTTCGTTTACAGACTATCATTTTCAGCCGTTTATCATGGAAGCCCTGCAGGAATTAGACTTTAAAAAACCGACCCCCATTCAAGCCCAGGTCATTCCAACGATTCAACACGGTAATAGTATCGTGGGAAAGTCCGCGACGGGAAGTGGAAAGACCCATGCCTTTTTACTGCCGTTGTTCGACCAGTTAGATCCAGCTGACCACCGCCCCCAGGTGATCATTACCACGCCGAGTCGGGAGTTATCCTATCAAATTTACGAAAACATTAAGCAATTGGTACGCCATAGTTCCAGTGTTATTCACGTGGAAAATTACGTGGGTGGGACCGACAAGGAACGCCAGTTAGAAAAATTAGATCGGGAACAGCCACAGGTAGTGGTGGGGACGCCCGGCCGGATCTTAGACATCGTGAAAAGCGGAAAGTTGGAAATTAACGCTGCCCGGCGGTTGGTGATTGATGAAGCCGATATGACCTTGGATTTGGGCTTTTTAACGGAAGTAGACCAAATTGCGGCTCGAATGGCGAAGGACCTGCAGATGATGGTCTTTTCCGCCACCATTCCGCCCAAGTTGAAACCTTTCCTGCAAAAATACCTGAAAAATCCAGTGATTACTGATATTCCCACGGAACACGTGATTAATGCAGACGTTTCTAACTGGTTAATTTCTACTAAAGGTCAGGACAAGAACCGGTTAATTTTTCAATTGTTAACCATGGGGAATCCGTACCTGGCGTTGGTCTTTGCCAACACGCGCGGACGGGCCGACGAACTGGAAAAGTATTTACAAGAGCAAGGATTAAAAGTAGCGAAGTTGCATGGGGGAATGCAACCCCGAGTCCGTAAGCGGGTGATGAAACAGATTCAAAACCTCGACTTTCAGTACGTGGTGGCAACGGATTTGGCCGCCCGAGGAATTGATATTACTGGAGTGTCATTGGTCATTAATGATGATTTGCCGTCTGATTCCGAGTACTTTGTGCACCGCGTGGGACGAACCGGGCGAAACGGGATGCCGGGAACGGCCATTACGCTCTACGCCCCTGATGAGGAAGCAAAAATTGCGGAGTTAGAAGCAAAGGGTGTGCAGTTCCAGCCCAAGGAAATTAAGCATGGTGAAGTGGTTGATACCTATGACCGTCGACGCCGGCAACAGTACCGCGGGCATCACGACCAGCTTGATGGTTCCACGCTGGGTATGATTAAGAAAAAGAAAAAACACGTTAAACCTGGTTATAAAAAGAAAATTAAGCGCGCCATTAAAATTAAAGATGATCAGAACCGAAAGATTGAACTGCGCCAACAAGTTCGCGCCAAGAAGAAACAGAAAAAGCGCAGTTCGCAGCGTTATCAATAA
- a CDS encoding DHH family phosphoesterase, with protein sequence MSIQTEIYQEVAAANPIIIHRHQRPDPDAIGSQMGLAAIIKASFPDKQVYCVGKQYEGFKSLGTTDEISDETYQNALVIVVDTANQPRVDDQRFTTGKKLIKIDHHPNDDQFGDLMWVNDEASSVSEMIYDWYDANPALKMSDHAAELLYTGIVGDTGRFKYPATTSHTFWVASQLAQHDFSTTDVAQKEDEIDIPLAHLAAYVYQNLQITESGAAYVFLTNEVIAQMELGDDSTSAVVPLPGNIKQVVAWAIFVQQKDGSYRIRLRSKGPSINELAKLHHGGGHPLASGATAADETEIKTVVEQLNQVTTVYATERNA encoded by the coding sequence ATGAGCATTCAAACAGAAATTTATCAAGAAGTGGCCGCTGCTAATCCGATTATTATCCACCGTCACCAACGGCCGGATCCGGATGCGATCGGCTCTCAGATGGGACTGGCTGCCATTATTAAGGCTAGTTTCCCGGACAAACAGGTCTACTGCGTAGGGAAGCAGTACGAGGGCTTTAAATCCCTGGGGACCACCGATGAGATTAGCGATGAAACCTATCAAAATGCGTTGGTAATCGTAGTTGACACCGCTAATCAACCCCGAGTGGATGATCAACGGTTCACGACCGGAAAAAAGTTAATTAAAATTGACCATCACCCAAACGACGATCAGTTCGGGGATTTAATGTGGGTTAACGATGAAGCTTCCAGTGTGTCCGAAATGATTTATGACTGGTATGACGCTAACCCTGCATTAAAAATGTCCGATCATGCCGCTGAACTGCTGTATACGGGAATTGTGGGTGACACGGGTCGCTTCAAATACCCAGCCACCACGAGTCATACTTTCTGGGTTGCGAGTCAGCTGGCTCAGCACGATTTTTCTACGACGGATGTGGCCCAAAAAGAGGACGAGATTGACATTCCGTTGGCCCATCTAGCCGCCTACGTCTACCAAAATCTACAAATTACGGAGTCGGGAGCGGCCTACGTGTTCCTGACCAACGAAGTGATTGCCCAAATGGAACTCGGTGATGACAGTACGTCGGCCGTGGTTCCACTGCCTGGAAACATCAAGCAGGTTGTTGCCTGGGCCATCTTTGTGCAACAAAAAGACGGCAGTTACCGGATTCGCTTACGCTCCAAGGGTCCGTCAATTAATGAACTAGCCAAATTACATCACGGCGGGGGCCATCCGCTCGCGAGTGGGGCCACCGCCGCCGATGAAACCGAAATTAAAACGGTGGTTGAACAATTAAATCAAGTGACCACTGTTTATGCAACAGAAAGGAACGCTTAA